The following are encoded together in the Halopseudomonas salegens genome:
- a CDS encoding Coq4 family protein produces the protein MNRHKVIAKLIQLSVLVLNLFRTPAAWPYPFENLAQFEDETLGRELYNFLSIRKLGYLPKYEEHDSYHVLLGYGTTVTEELKLQAFMWGNKNSTFAGKVLFILGWMVFPSKHSLFRREIIRGKSAKPLSNIPVASMIPKNLSELRRDFCIS, from the coding sequence ATGAATCGACACAAAGTTATTGCTAAGCTCATCCAGTTGAGTGTTCTGGTCTTGAATTTATTTAGAACGCCGGCGGCGTGGCCGTATCCGTTTGAGAATCTAGCTCAATTTGAAGATGAAACGCTTGGCCGGGAGCTCTATAATTTCTTAAGTATTAGAAAACTAGGGTATCTACCAAAATACGAAGAGCACGATTCCTACCACGTGTTGCTGGGGTACGGAACGACAGTCACAGAAGAGTTGAAGCTTCAGGCGTTTATGTGGGGTAACAAGAATTCCACTTTCGCTGGTAAAGTCCTCTTTATACTTGGATGGATGGTTTTCCCGTCAAAGCATTCATTGTTTCGGAGAGAAATAATTCGAGGAAAGAGCGCTAAGCCTTTGTCTAACATTCCTGTTGCATCCATGATCCCAAAGAACCTTTCAGAATTAAGGCGTGATTTTTGTATAAGCTAA
- a CDS encoding ABZJ_00895 family protein, with translation MHDWIAPLQLQSGSPLNKKSFLGAGMSLSGFFLRFTIIYTLVMAAAGITAGVLGLGQVSALNTPILLAIAYWCFYSYWNKNARIIEGGEQWALIFLALAGDVLASILLGMPTALASDMPVAYLFLGLLVVTPLHLLMFVAVNFVVKKQIIKLHPDWCSASKAASPSQPD, from the coding sequence GTGCACGATTGGATCGCGCCATTGCAGTTGCAGTCTGGGTCGCCGTTAAATAAAAAATCATTCTTGGGAGCGGGTATGAGTCTGTCGGGTTTTTTCTTGCGTTTTACCATTATATACACCCTGGTTATGGCGGCAGCAGGCATTACGGCGGGCGTGTTGGGTCTGGGTCAGGTCAGCGCTTTGAATACACCTATTTTGCTGGCTATTGCATACTGGTGCTTCTATTCCTATTGGAATAAAAATGCACGCATTATCGAGGGTGGTGAACAATGGGCATTGATCTTCCTCGCGCTCGCAGGTGATGTTTTGGCCAGCATTTTGTTGGGTATGCCGACAGCGCTGGCAAGTGACATGCCCGTTGCATATCTGTTCCTGGGGCTGCTGGTTGTGACCCCACTGCATTTGCTGATGTTTGTGGCAGTCAATTTCGTGGTCAAAAAGCAAATCATCAAGCTGCACCCCGACTGGTGCAGTGCCAGTAAAGCCGCAAGCCCGTCACAACCCGATTGA
- the dnaX gene encoding DNA polymerase III subunit gamma/tau: MSYQVLARKWRPRLFREMVGQTHVLQALINALDNNRLHHAYLFTGTRGVGKTTIARILAKCLNCEQGVSSEPCGVCSACREIDEGRFVDLIEVDAASRTKVEDTRELLDNVQYAPSRGRFKVYLIDEVHMLSGHSFNALLKTLEEPPEHVKFLLATTDPQKLPVTILSRCLQFSLKNMTPDKMVDHLRHVLSDEQIPHDDESLWLLGRAADGSMRDALSLTDQAIAFGNGHLEVSQVRTMLGTIDHTQVFALLDTLAADDARAMLTLVAELAEQGADFAGVLAELITSLQRIALAQVVPEAADAGQGDAARVLELARSISAEDVQLFYQLALHGRRDLPLAPEPRGGFEMTLLRMLAFRPGTLGEPDSAPPDPAGKPARSSQARADSAVAGAPAAVPSVAATPAAAKELASPAGEPATPSSGVAAPAQAAESVAAAAVAEDQAAETGEAADSAGMEPAKATAPQPLNAATPVKPPQDEPPADWLQAAPDEPADERADYDDEAELAEYQGDWTPAAEPEATGADAISDLPLATGLAAEWLALFPRLALSGLTLSIAAHCQWVRQEGNQWLLHLDPSNSALYNDNHRQRLQQAISDCTGEAVELMVEVAAPTEETPAIAEARRRHQRQCEAEATIKADPLVQALISEFSARICDDSIRPQDIPAN, translated from the coding sequence ATGAGTTATCAGGTATTAGCCCGTAAATGGCGTCCGCGACTGTTCCGTGAAATGGTCGGGCAGACCCATGTGCTGCAAGCGCTGATCAATGCGCTGGACAACAATCGCCTGCATCATGCTTACCTGTTTACCGGCACGCGCGGCGTCGGCAAAACCACGATTGCGCGGATTCTGGCCAAGTGCCTGAACTGCGAGCAAGGTGTCAGTTCCGAGCCATGCGGCGTGTGTTCCGCTTGCCGGGAGATTGACGAGGGTCGCTTTGTCGACCTGATCGAAGTGGATGCTGCCAGCCGCACAAAGGTGGAAGATACCCGTGAATTGCTGGATAACGTGCAATATGCGCCCAGTCGCGGTCGCTTCAAGGTCTACCTGATCGACGAAGTTCACATGCTTTCCGGGCACAGTTTCAATGCCTTGCTGAAAACGCTGGAAGAGCCTCCGGAACACGTCAAATTCCTGCTTGCCACCACCGATCCGCAAAAACTGCCGGTTACCATCCTGTCACGCTGTCTGCAGTTTTCGTTGAAGAACATGACGCCGGACAAGATGGTCGATCATCTGCGGCATGTGCTGTCCGATGAGCAGATTCCGCATGATGACGAATCACTCTGGCTGCTCGGCCGGGCCGCGGATGGCTCCATGCGTGACGCCCTGAGTCTGACCGATCAGGCGATTGCCTTTGGCAATGGCCACCTGGAGGTCAGCCAGGTGCGCACTATGCTGGGCACGATTGACCATACCCAGGTGTTTGCGCTGCTGGATACCCTGGCCGCCGATGATGCCCGTGCCATGCTGACGCTGGTCGCCGAGCTGGCCGAGCAGGGGGCTGACTTTGCCGGTGTGCTCGCCGAATTGATTACTTCCCTGCAACGCATAGCTCTGGCGCAAGTCGTTCCGGAGGCTGCTGATGCCGGGCAGGGTGATGCTGCCCGGGTGCTGGAACTGGCGCGCAGCATCAGTGCCGAGGACGTACAGCTGTTCTATCAACTGGCGCTGCATGGCCGGCGTGACTTGCCGCTGGCGCCAGAGCCGCGGGGCGGGTTTGAAATGACGCTGTTACGCATGTTGGCGTTCCGTCCGGGAACCCTGGGTGAACCCGACAGTGCGCCACCCGACCCGGCGGGAAAGCCGGCGCGGAGCAGCCAGGCCCGGGCTGACTCCGCAGTGGCGGGGGCGCCGGCAGCAGTGCCTTCTGTTGCCGCTACACCCGCGGCTGCGAAGGAGCTTGCCAGCCCTGCCGGTGAGCCCGCCACACCCAGTAGCGGCGTCGCTGCGCCAGCGCAGGCCGCCGAATCGGTAGCCGCTGCAGCGGTTGCTGAAGACCAGGCCGCTGAAACCGGTGAGGCTGCGGATTCAGCGGGCATGGAGCCGGCAAAAGCCACTGCACCCCAGCCGTTGAATGCCGCCACTCCGGTCAAGCCGCCGCAGGATGAACCGCCCGCGGATTGGTTGCAGGCTGCCCCTGATGAGCCCGCCGATGAGCGTGCTGATTATGATGACGAGGCCGAGCTGGCTGAATATCAGGGTGACTGGACGCCGGCTGCCGAGCCGGAAGCCACAGGGGCCGATGCGATCAGTGATCTGCCGCTGGCCACAGGGTTGGCTGCTGAATGGTTGGCATTGTTCCCGCGCCTGGCCTTGAGCGGCCTTACCCTGAGTATTGCTGCTCACTGTCAGTGGGTGCGGCAAGAGGGTAACCAATGGTTGCTGCATCTGGACCCGAGCAACAGCGCCTTGTATAACGATAATCACCGTCAACGTCTGCAACAGGCTATCAGTGACTGTACCGGTGAGGCGGTTGAACTCATGGTTGAGGTTGCTGCTCCAACCGAGGAGACACCGGCGATTGCCGAGGCACGTCGCCGGCATCAACGACAGTGCGAGGCTGAAGCGACTATCAAGGCTGATCCGCTGGTTCAGGCGTTGATCTCCGAGTTTTCCGCGCGAATCTGCGACGACAGTATTCGCCCCCAGGACATACCGGCAAATTGA
- a CDS encoding pirin family protein → MTVQTRNLVEKLIGRPASDGDGVKLTRVFGGQGPERFDPFLMLDEFGSDSAADYIGGFPAHPHRGFETVTYMLEGRMLHEDHLGNQGLLESGGVQWMTAGRGIIHSEMPQQTSGRMRGFQLWINLPAAEKMQPAHYQDLPADAVASGTLPGGGSVKVIAGTLNLSGKPLQGPIQGKSTEPLYLDLHLNAEETLSLPLPTEHTAMLYVYEGDVRIDGSQGSTILQPKQLGRLSQGNQLTLQAGVTGSRALLIAGKPIGEPIIQYGPFVMNSRQEIEQAIMDYQSGRLAS, encoded by the coding sequence ATGACTGTTCAAACCCGTAATCTGGTAGAAAAACTGATCGGACGCCCTGCCTCTGATGGCGACGGTGTCAAACTGACCCGGGTTTTCGGCGGTCAGGGGCCTGAACGTTTCGATCCCTTCCTGATGCTGGACGAATTCGGTTCCGACTCGGCTGCCGACTACATTGGTGGCTTTCCCGCACACCCACACCGTGGTTTCGAGACCGTCACGTATATGCTCGAAGGCCGGATGCTGCATGAAGACCACCTGGGTAATCAGGGCCTGCTCGAGTCCGGCGGGGTGCAATGGATGACCGCCGGGCGCGGCATCATTCACTCGGAAATGCCGCAACAGACCAGCGGTCGCATGCGCGGCTTTCAGTTGTGGATCAACCTGCCGGCAGCGGAAAAGATGCAGCCAGCCCATTATCAGGACCTGCCGGCTGATGCAGTCGCCAGCGGCACCTTGCCGGGTGGCGGTAGCGTCAAAGTGATTGCCGGGACTCTGAACCTGAGCGGCAAGCCTCTGCAAGGGCCGATTCAGGGCAAAAGCACCGAGCCGCTGTATCTTGATCTGCACCTCAACGCGGAAGAGACCCTGAGCCTGCCACTGCCGACGGAGCACACCGCGATGCTGTACGTGTACGAAGGGGATGTGCGAATTGACGGCAGCCAGGGCAGCACCATCCTGCAACCCAAACAACTCGGACGCCTGAGCCAGGGCAATCAGTTGACCCTGCAAGCAGGAGTAACGGGAAGTCGGGCGCTGCTGATTGCCGGCAAACCCATCGGCGAGCCAATTATCCAATACGGTCCATTCGTGATGAACAGCCGGCAGGAAATTGAGCAGGCCATAATGGATTACCAGAGTGGCCGTTTAGCGTCTTGA
- a CDS encoding VanZ family protein → MYKLIVTIAVVFFAFVLWVIYLANTGGSSVFFDFIRSIPYGDKLGHMCLFGFLTLVTIIGSKFRSFSCGGFELYYGAVLVGLFVVVEELSQAFIPSRTFDFVDLAADAVGIVIAVGIAYVASKHLTNVAT, encoded by the coding sequence TTGTATAAGCTAATTGTAACCATAGCTGTTGTTTTTTTCGCATTTGTTTTGTGGGTAATCTACTTGGCGAATACAGGGGGGAGCAGTGTTTTCTTCGATTTTATTAGATCGATCCCTTACGGCGACAAGCTAGGGCATATGTGCCTTTTTGGTTTTTTGACTTTGGTCACTATTATCGGATCAAAGTTTCGGTCTTTTTCTTGCGGCGGGTTTGAACTATATTATGGTGCTGTGTTGGTTGGACTATTTGTAGTTGTGGAGGAACTTAGTCAGGCATTTATACCATCTAGAACTTTTGACTTTGTGGATTTAGCCGCAGACGCGGTGGGTATAGTAATCGCGGTCGGCATTGCCTACGTAGCAAGCAAACATTTAACAAATGTAGCCACCTGA
- the pyk gene encoding pyruvate kinase, whose product MAQRRCKIVATLGPACDSPEHIAALISAGMDVARLNFSHGHADEHRQRAAWVREAAAEQGRHVALLGDLQGPKIRIARFADGHIHLEPGDNFRLSTSHPLDAGNQDVVGIDYPQLVEDCRAGDELLLDDGRVVLRVESVGRDEVRCQVTVGGDLSNQKGINRRGGGLSATALTPKDHADISLAAELQMEYVAVSFPRDATDMQQARKLLADNESDAWLIAKIERAEAVADDSALDGLIQASDGVMVARGDLGVEIGDAELVAIQKHIISRARKQNKLVITATQMMESMIHSPMPTRAEVSDVANATLDYTDAVMLSAETAAGDYPVDAVKAMDRICQGAEKHPSSQQSGHRLYQEFSRCDETIALSAMYASNHFPGVTAVISLTESGYTPLIMSRIRSPLRIFALSPHPHTLGRAALLRGVTGVAFNPTEMPSSEVDQFAIEALLSRELVQSGDWVILTKGDVYNSRGGTNSMRLLQVREALV is encoded by the coding sequence GTGGCCCAACGCCGCTGCAAGATTGTTGCCACCCTGGGACCGGCCTGCGACAGCCCGGAACACATTGCCGCGCTGATCAGCGCCGGCATGGACGTCGCCCGCCTGAACTTTTCCCATGGGCATGCCGATGAGCACCGTCAACGCGCCGCCTGGGTACGCGAAGCCGCTGCCGAGCAGGGCCGCCATGTCGCCTTACTGGGTGATTTGCAGGGTCCCAAAATCCGTATTGCCCGTTTCGCCGATGGCCATATTCACCTGGAACCGGGCGATAATTTCCGCCTCTCGACCAGCCACCCGCTGGATGCCGGCAACCAGGACGTGGTGGGTATCGACTATCCGCAACTGGTCGAGGATTGCCGCGCCGGTGACGAGTTGCTGCTGGATGATGGCCGCGTGGTTCTGCGTGTCGAGAGTGTCGGCCGCGACGAGGTACGCTGTCAGGTTACTGTCGGTGGTGATCTGTCCAATCAAAAGGGTATCAACCGGCGCGGCGGCGGGCTGTCAGCCACCGCCCTCACGCCCAAGGACCACGCTGACATCAGCCTTGCCGCCGAACTGCAGATGGAATATGTCGCCGTGTCTTTCCCGCGCGACGCCACTGATATGCAACAGGCGCGGAAACTGCTTGCCGACAATGAATCCGACGCCTGGCTGATTGCCAAGATCGAGCGTGCCGAAGCGGTCGCCGATGACAGCGCGCTGGACGGGCTGATTCAGGCCAGCGATGGGGTCATGGTTGCGCGGGGCGATCTGGGGGTGGAAATTGGCGATGCTGAGCTGGTAGCCATCCAGAAACACATCATCAGCCGTGCCCGCAAACAGAACAAACTGGTCATCACCGCTACCCAGATGATGGAATCGATGATTCACAGCCCGATGCCGACAAGGGCCGAAGTTTCCGATGTAGCCAATGCCACGCTGGATTACACCGATGCCGTGATGCTGTCGGCTGAAACTGCCGCTGGCGATTATCCGGTGGATGCCGTCAAGGCCATGGATCGTATCTGCCAGGGGGCGGAAAAGCACCCGAGCAGCCAGCAATCCGGACATCGTTTGTATCAGGAGTTTTCTCGCTGCGACGAGACCATTGCCCTGTCAGCCATGTATGCCAGCAATCATTTCCCCGGCGTCACCGCGGTTATCAGCTTGACGGAGAGTGGCTACACACCCTTGATCATGTCACGCATCCGTTCACCTCTGCGTATTTTTGCCCTGTCACCGCACCCGCACACGCTGGGCCGCGCCGCCCTGCTGCGCGGGGTTACCGGGGTGGCTTTCAACCCGACGGAGATGCCCTCAAGCGAGGTTGATCAGTTTGCCATCGAGGCACTGCTCAGCCGTGAACTGGTGCAGTCCGGAGACTGGGTAATTCTGACCAAAGGCGATGTCTACAACTCCCGCGGCGGGACCAATTCAATGCGTTTGCTGCAAGTGCGCGAGGCTCTGGTTTGA
- a CDS encoding antibiotic biosynthesis monooxygenase family protein — MIRVVYRWKVKEDDFVNFQEVWSRTTNHIHETVAGALGSFMLRSSEDPTEILTVAKWDSVENWKAFWVADNPSEMKGMREIGERISVTVYDEVDDFTRSHVE, encoded by the coding sequence GTGATTCGAGTAGTTTACCGCTGGAAAGTAAAGGAAGACGACTTCGTGAATTTCCAAGAGGTATGGAGCCGCACCACGAATCACATACATGAGACTGTGGCGGGAGCGTTGGGAAGCTTTATGCTTCGTAGCTCGGAAGATCCGACTGAAATTCTGACAGTGGCAAAGTGGGATTCAGTAGAGAACTGGAAGGCCTTCTGGGTGGCGGATAATCCTTCCGAGATGAAAGGGATGCGGGAGATAGGTGAGCGGATTTCCGTGACCGTATACGATGAAGTTGACGACTTTACGCGGAGTCACGTTGAGTAG
- a CDS encoding toll/interleukin-1 receptor domain-containing protein, with protein sequence MNEYDFDIFISHASEDKDDFVRPLANALKNEGAKVWYDEMSLSVGDSLTRSIDKGLSKSRYGLVVISRSFVEKPWPEYEIRGLNAREIGSDKVVLPIWHNVSREEVLKFSPSLADKLALNSDLLSVKEICKQLLAIIRPDLLTKLQRKERYAQLKKNAKLEKVEPKLIKESGYKHKALPKDLLGRIRLIRASLWGVDTHSMDHWVDGFKRDSHPSNEIAWWEHVAAVYTEYVKSVAGDGKEQHSAIYKAIFLICNGEEPENVKGFVGFLTEDEFTLLIGECWSRAPLIDIEEQFEFKNTELDESTLELINKIGVEDFN encoded by the coding sequence TTGAACGAATATGATTTTGATATTTTCATTAGTCACGCGAGTGAAGATAAGGACGACTTTGTGCGTCCCTTAGCGAATGCTCTAAAAAATGAGGGGGCAAAAGTATGGTATGACGAGATGTCACTCTCGGTTGGCGATAGCCTAACTAGGTCTATTGATAAAGGGTTGTCAAAATCCAGATATGGCCTTGTTGTTATATCTCGCTCTTTTGTCGAAAAACCTTGGCCTGAGTACGAAATTAGAGGATTAAATGCTAGGGAAATTGGTTCAGATAAAGTTGTTTTACCGATTTGGCACAATGTGTCACGAGAAGAAGTTTTAAAATTCAGTCCTTCATTAGCTGATAAGTTGGCGTTAAATTCGGATTTGCTATCGGTTAAAGAAATATGCAAACAGCTTTTAGCCATTATTAGGCCGGATCTTCTTACTAAGCTGCAGAGAAAGGAGCGCTACGCTCAGCTAAAGAAAAATGCAAAATTAGAAAAAGTTGAACCAAAACTTATTAAGGAAAGTGGCTATAAGCATAAAGCGCTTCCAAAAGATCTGCTTGGGCGTATTCGGTTAATAAGGGCCTCGCTCTGGGGTGTTGATACACACTCAATGGATCACTGGGTGGATGGGTTCAAAAGGGATTCTCATCCCTCAAATGAGATCGCTTGGTGGGAGCATGTTGCTGCGGTTTACACCGAATATGTCAAGTCAGTGGCAGGAGATGGAAAGGAGCAGCATTCGGCAATCTATAAAGCGATATTCCTTATTTGTAATGGGGAAGAGCCTGAAAACGTAAAGGGTTTCGTGGGCTTTCTAACTGAAGATGAATTTACGTTGCTTATTGGTGAATGTTGGTCTAGGGCGCCGCTAATAGATATAGAAGAACAATTTGAGTTTAAAAATACTGAGCTAGATGAATCCACTCTTGAATTGATCAATAAAATTGGAGTGGAAGATTTCAACTAA
- a CDS encoding type II toxin-antitoxin system RelE/ParE family toxin: MELRIAQSALEDLQAIQEYYKEQDVPHIGNDFVAAILEHCEMLQIHPDAGRIVPEFNMDHIRELIHAPFRVVYLRQAKEVVLIRVWRSERQLELPANEI; this comes from the coding sequence ATGGAATTACGCATCGCACAGTCCGCTCTTGAGGACTTACAGGCTATTCAGGAGTATTACAAAGAGCAGGATGTGCCACATATCGGTAATGATTTCGTCGCTGCTATCCTGGAGCACTGTGAAATGCTTCAAATCCACCCTGATGCTGGCCGAATTGTTCCTGAATTCAACATGGATCATATTCGCGAATTGATTCACGCGCCGTTTCGAGTTGTCTATCTCAGGCAGGCTAAAGAGGTTGTGCTCATACGAGTCTGGCGGAGTGAGAGGCAGCTCGAATTACCAGCTAACGAAATATAA
- a CDS encoding GFA family protein → MGLKGSCLCGEISYEIDSVDMPIVHCHCQTCRKAHAAPFASTAGVKRENFRWLSGMSSISTFESSPGKLRHFCKRCGSHLVAERPAQPHVIVRVATLDDDPGLKPEAHIWASHDVPWLEYDRVCRHRESRDDI, encoded by the coding sequence ATGGGGCTGAAGGGAAGCTGTTTGTGTGGCGAGATAAGTTACGAAATTGACTCAGTGGATATGCCGATTGTGCATTGCCATTGTCAGACTTGTCGTAAAGCCCATGCGGCACCGTTTGCCTCCACTGCAGGAGTAAAGCGCGAGAATTTTCGTTGGCTCAGCGGCATGAGTTCTATCTCTACGTTCGAATCCTCCCCGGGCAAGTTACGCCATTTTTGCAAACGCTGTGGTTCTCATTTGGTAGCCGAGAGGCCTGCGCAGCCACACGTAATTGTTCGGGTAGCCACTCTGGACGATGATCCCGGTTTAAAACCAGAGGCTCATATCTGGGCGTCGCACGATGTGCCATGGCTTGAGTACGATAGGGTATGTAGGCATAGAGAATCGCGAGACGACATTTAA
- a CDS encoding GIY-YIG nuclease family protein — protein MNLTELDIIVAELMFPILVEIVHTREKVGYKELADLIKAKNFHVPEIANITQRHIGRKLGVIWEFTKSQGCPHIGSLVVLQSGECGTGISSVIKDLPEERKKVKEFDWSKISLDFKNYISKVKFSKKEGDEKLIKRSREQAKDKFIQYWQAIKDEAPVSRDEAYELKEPVLQLVQEGYRPEVAFSEELLKFALKRQPKNPESSYVYIGQYIEYDTNAPIFDQLKIGYTTDIDSRAQVLSGGVDGPLRFDVKCYWEFERYVAYAIEQRLHGKFSSYRKRGEFFENIDGLLAELVDDEITQKYEQYLKSSSYE, from the coding sequence ATGAACCTTACTGAGCTAGATATTATTGTTGCTGAGCTGATGTTTCCGATTCTGGTGGAAATAGTGCACACCCGAGAGAAAGTTGGCTACAAGGAATTAGCTGATTTGATAAAGGCCAAGAATTTCCATGTGCCTGAAATTGCAAATATCACCCAGCGCCACATTGGCAGAAAGCTAGGAGTGATCTGGGAATTTACCAAGTCACAAGGCTGTCCCCATATCGGGTCGTTGGTGGTTTTACAGTCGGGTGAATGCGGAACTGGAATTTCTTCCGTAATCAAAGACTTGCCTGAAGAAAGAAAAAAAGTAAAAGAATTCGATTGGTCTAAAATATCTCTTGATTTTAAAAACTATATTTCCAAAGTAAAGTTTTCAAAGAAAGAGGGTGATGAAAAACTGATCAAACGATCGAGGGAGCAAGCCAAAGACAAATTTATTCAGTACTGGCAAGCGATAAAGGATGAGGCACCAGTTTCGCGAGACGAGGCGTATGAACTGAAAGAGCCTGTGTTGCAGCTAGTTCAAGAGGGTTATAGACCTGAGGTTGCTTTTTCTGAAGAGTTGCTAAAATTCGCACTAAAAAGACAACCAAAAAATCCCGAAAGCAGTTATGTCTACATTGGGCAGTATATTGAGTACGATACCAATGCTCCAATTTTTGACCAGCTAAAAATCGGTTATACGACAGATATCGATAGCCGCGCACAAGTGCTAAGTGGTGGTGTGGATGGCCCACTCAGGTTCGATGTGAAGTGTTATTGGGAGTTTGAAAGATATGTTGCTTATGCAATAGAGCAACGGTTACATGGAAAATTTTCAAGCTATCGAAAGCGAGGAGAGTTTTTCGAGAACATAGATGGATTGCTAGCTGAGCTTGTAGATGACGAAATAACGCAAAAATACGAACAATATTTAAAGTCTTCAAGCTATGAATAG
- a CDS encoding YbaB/EbfC family nucleoid-associated protein, with protein MMKGGMAGLMKQAQEMQEKMQKMQEELANAEVTGQSGAGMVSVVMNGRHDVRRVSIDDSLMGEDKEIIEDLVAAAFNDAVRKLEQQNQEKMSGLTSGMNLPDGFKMPF; from the coding sequence ATGATGAAAGGTGGCATGGCAGGCCTGATGAAGCAGGCGCAAGAAATGCAGGAAAAAATGCAGAAAATGCAGGAAGAACTGGCCAATGCGGAAGTAACCGGGCAATCCGGTGCCGGCATGGTGTCGGTGGTGATGAACGGACGTCACGATGTGCGTCGGGTCAGCATTGATGACAGCCTGATGGGTGAAGACAAGGAAATCATCGAGGATCTGGTAGCCGCGGCCTTCAACGATGCCGTGCGCAAACTGGAACAGCAGAATCAGGAAAAAATGTCCGGTTTGACGTCCGGCATGAACCTGCCCGACGGTTTCAAGATGCCCTTTTGA
- the recR gene encoding recombination mediator RecR — translation MSFSPRIRQLIDGLRGLPGVGPKTAQRMALHLLERDRGAGRQLAVALEAAMDGVGYCQRCRSLSEEDLCRLCSDPGRDDSLLCVLQSQADVWAVEQAGGFNGRYFVLKGSLSPIDGLGPEEIGIPALLASMQGRAVTEVILATNPTVEGEATAHYIAGLLRPKGIRLSRLAHGIPLGGELEFVDGGTLAHALAGRTVLD, via the coding sequence ATGAGCTTTAGTCCACGAATCCGGCAGTTGATCGACGGCTTGCGGGGGTTGCCTGGTGTCGGTCCGAAGACCGCCCAACGCATGGCCTTGCACTTGCTGGAACGTGATCGCGGTGCTGGCCGGCAGCTGGCTGTTGCGCTGGAAGCGGCGATGGATGGCGTTGGCTATTGCCAACGCTGCCGTAGCCTGAGCGAAGAAGACCTTTGCCGTCTCTGTTCCGACCCCGGGCGTGATGACAGCCTGCTCTGCGTGCTGCAAAGCCAGGCCGATGTATGGGCGGTCGAACAGGCAGGCGGGTTCAATGGTCGTTACTTCGTGCTCAAGGGCAGTCTGTCGCCGATTGACGGTCTGGGGCCGGAGGAAATCGGTATTCCTGCCCTGCTGGCGAGTATGCAAGGCAGGGCGGTGACCGAGGTGATTCTGGCCACCAACCCCACGGTAGAGGGTGAGGCCACCGCGCACTATATTGCCGGGTTACTGCGTCCCAAAGGTATCAGGCTGTCCCGTCTGGCCCACGGTATTCCTCTCGGGGGCGAGCTGGAGTTTGTCGACGGTGGCACCCTGGCGCATGCGCTTGCCGGGCGCACCGTCCTTGACTGA
- a CDS encoding type II toxin-antitoxin system Phd/YefM family antitoxin, which translates to MQVKFSEDVIPLSELKINPGKVVGRAQNTHRPILLTSRGRGIAVVQGLEDYERTAEELRFVKAVAQGLMDVREGNTVSLEDARKALGIK; encoded by the coding sequence ATGCAAGTGAAATTTTCCGAGGATGTCATTCCTCTATCAGAGCTGAAGATCAATCCTGGAAAGGTGGTTGGTCGAGCGCAAAATACGCATCGCCCCATCCTGCTCACCAGCCGTGGCCGCGGCATAGCTGTTGTTCAGGGGCTCGAGGATTATGAGAGAACCGCAGAGGAATTGCGGTTTGTAAAGGCGGTGGCGCAGGGGCTTATGGATGTTCGCGAGGGCAACACCGTATCGTTGGAGGACGCCAGGAAAGCGTTGGGCATCAAGTAA